From the Calliopsis andreniformis isolate RMS-2024a chromosome 4, iyCalAndr_principal, whole genome shotgun sequence genome, one window contains:
- the LOC143177812 gene encoding uncharacterized protein LOC143177812, with the protein MSVHSNARRNQYALAASPVDSSLNKLSSPSSLLFRADAFPWRSRTIPRCWYSRWIWLAEGCPRSTCPEEAAVDERTKGPSDDDGDVEDEDTATSRTRTRRRRRSRRREHQRRIGARRATRLIPTHTLSEPCSRRPARWLSTVDSRSATWTRRQPGHSVTVFRCSIAGRNVPSAGGQRQGVNKGEARVTRVIESAGGYCCCCSIDHIEAEPEGSRTAWRERSSDRFGEWLKCIEWWCSPEGPRAGRFWQGRTSRDGGGGLRSHGGASPESRFCIFVQLVRPPSERRRAVKHRSLAILHDDRHLLHASTTFSLVTDGGNAARSGTGSREECTVGQCIRI; encoded by the exons ATGTCGGTGCATTCGAATGCGAGGAGAAATCAATACGCGCTGGCAGCTTCTCCTGTCGATTCATCTCTTAATAAGCTTTCATCTCCATCCAGCCTCTTATTTCGAGCGGATGCTTTTCCCTGGCGATCAAGAACGATTCCTCGTTGCTGGTATTCGCGATGGATTTGGCTCGCTGAGGGATGCCCGAGATCCACATGTCCAG AGGAAGCGGCGGTGGACGAGCGCACGAAGGGGCCGAGCGACGACGACGGCGACGTCGAGGACGAGGACACGGCGACGTCGAGGACGAGGACACGGCGACGGCGACGTTCGCGAAGACGCGAGCACCAGAGACGAATCGGAGCCCGCCGCGCGACGCGACTCATCCCGACGCACACGCTCTCTGAACCGTGCTCTCGACGACCAGCTCGCTGGTTGTCAACTGTTGACAGTCGAAGTGCAACGTGGACGCGTCGACAGCCAGGCCACAGTGTGACAGTGTTTCGCTGCTCGATCGCGGGTAGAAACGTTCCGAGCGCGGGTGGACAGCGACAGGGGGTAAACAAAGGCGAAGCCAGGGTCACGAGGGTGATAGAGAGTGCAGGTGgatattgttgttgttgttctATCGATCATATTGAGGCAGAGCCCGAAGGCTCGAGAACCGCGTGGAGGGAGCGCAGCAGTGATCGCTTCGGAGAGTGGCTAAAGTGCATCGAGTGGTGGTGCAGCCCTGAGGGACCGCGAGCAGGAAGATTCTGGCAGGGTAGGACCTCTCGAGACGGCGGGGGAGGACTGAGGAGCCACGGTGGAGCTAGCCCCGAGAGTCGCTTCTGTATTTTCGTTCAGCTGGTTCGTCCTCCCTCCGAGAGGCGGAGGGCGGTGAAGCATCGATCGCTCGCCATTTTGCACGACGACCGACATCTTCTCCACGCATCGACGACATTTTCCCTCGTGACAGACGGAGGCAACGCGGCTCGTAGTGGGACTGGTTCGAGGGAAGAGTGCACAGTTGGACAGTGTATTAGGATTTGA